A genomic window from Gossypium hirsutum isolate 1008001.06 chromosome D10, Gossypium_hirsutum_v2.1, whole genome shotgun sequence includes:
- the LOC107914451 gene encoding filament-like plant protein, which translates to MDRRSWLWRRKSTEKSPGETDSSGGSISSFSERFSDEQASATISSQSLEVTSKAVPVDEENNNVRSLTEKLSAALMNISAKEELVKQHAKVAEEAVSGWEKAEKDVVALKQQLDAAMKKNAALEDRVGHLDGALKECVRQLRQAREEQERKIHEAVSKKCHEWESSKSELESQLLNLKVQLETAKNDTAASVDPDLQLKLDAFEKENSALKLQLHSRAEELERRIIERDLSTQAAETASKQHLESIKKLAKLEIECRRLKAIARKASPANDQKSYTASSICVESFTDSQSDSGERLLAVETDMQKMNGLEMNGCDRSSSDAWASALITELDQFRKEKAVGRNIMAPSVEINLMDDFLEMERLAALPDTESGSGFNDAGPVSYQTSIVKNPLKADLETLVHRVAELEEKLALTEEEKSEMQIAFTESQKQLKTLQNQLSEAEIRFKDVQTQLALADNTKQAAEKEVKVANMNREVAESRLRDAETEIKTLMSKVTSLEEALGKEQALSTENMNKCKELENELSKMKCETKLRQEAELQHAAKYNEELKVQQDKELSIAACKFAECQKTIASLGQQLKSLATLEDFLIDSDKPLELVDGELKCTGNSEKQPKLGVTGMEFPRRGSPEFSKIVGEYTKSLENQNSNAIIKESTLPVKPVILSSRTRTGFGNIFPRSRSGKPI; encoded by the exons ATGGATAGAAGGAGTTGGCTATGGAGAAGAAAGTCGACAGAGAAGAGTCCAGGCGAAACTGATAGTTCAGGAGGTTCCATTTCATCTTTTTCTGAAAGATTCTCTGATGAGCAG GCTAGCGCCACCATTAGTTCTCAATCACTGGAAGTTACATCAAAAGCTGTACCTGTTGATGAAGAAAATAACAATGTGAGATCTCTAACAGAGAAATTATCTGCTGCTCTTATGAACATCAGTGCCAAAGAAGAGTTGGTTAAGCAGCATGCTAAAGTTGCAGAAGAAGCTGTCTCAG GCTGGGAGAAAGCTGAAAAGGATGTAGTAGCTTTGAAGCAACAGCTTGATGCTGCTATGAAGAAAAATGCAGCACTTGAAGATCGAGTTGGTCATCTGGATGGGGCACTCAAGGAATGCGTTAGACAACTTAGGCAAGCAAGGGAAGAGCAAGAGCGGAAAATCCATGAAGCTGTTTCCAAGAAATGTCATGAGTGGGAATCTTCCAAGTCTGAGCTTGAGAGTCAGCTTCTGAATCTCAAGGTCCAACTTGAAACCGCCAAAAATGACACTGCTGCCTCAGTTGATCCTGACCTTCAACTGAAGCTTGATGCATTTGAGAAAGAAAATTCAGCCCTTAAACTTCAGCTCCATTCTCGAGCTGAGGAGCTAGAACGTAGGATTATTGAGAGGGACCTGAGCACTCAAGCCGCTGAAACTGCCAGCAAACAGCATTTGGAGAGCATAAAGAAGTTGGCTAAGCTTGAAATCGAGTGCCGCAGGCTAAAAGCCATTGCTCGTAAAGCATCCCCTGCTAATGATCAGAAGTCTTACACTGCCTCCTCAATTTGTGTTGAATCTTTTACAGATAGCCAATCAGACAGTGGGGAGAGGCTACTTGCTGTTGAAACAGATATGCAAAAGATGAACGGGTTGGAGATGAATGGATGTGATAGAAGCAGCTCAGATGCATGGGCATCTGCACTCATTACAGAACTCGATCAATTTAGGAAGGAGAAGGCCGTTGGAAGAAACATCATGGCCCCTTCAGTCGAAATCAATCTCATGGATGATTTTCTTGAAATGGAAAGGCTTGCAGCTTTGCCGGATACAGAAAGTGGAAGTGGTTTTAATGATGCCGGTCCGGTATCTTATCAAACCAGTATAGTTAAAAACCCATTGAAGGCTGATCTTGAAACCTTAGTCCACCGGGTTGCTGAACTAGAGGAGAAGCTAGCACTGACCGAAGAAGAAAAGTCGGAAATGCAGATAGCTTTTACTGAATCTCAAAAACAACTTAAAACATTGCAGAATCAACTAAGTGAAGCTGAGATAAGGTTCAAAGATGTGCAAACTCAATTAGCTCTTGCTGACAACACAAAGCAAGCTGCAGAGAAAGAAGTAAAAGTCGCCAACATGAATCGAGAAGTGGCAGAATCAAGACTTAGAGATGCTGAAACTGAAATAAAGACACTAATGTCGAAAGTTACTTCGTTAGAAGAAGCACTCGGAAAGGAACAAGCATTGTCTACTGAAAACATGAACAAGTGCAAAGAATTGGAGAACGAACTTtctaaaatgaaatgtgaaaCCAAGCTCCGACAGGAGGCTGAGCTCCAACATGCAGCAAAATATAATGAAGAGTTGAAGGTGCAGCAG GACAAGGAGCTATCAATTGCAGCCTGTAAATTCGCAGAGTGCCAGAAGACGATTGCTTCATTGGGGCAGCAGTTGAAATCACTTGCGACACTGGAAGATTTTTTGATAGACTCTGATAAGCCATTGGAGCTTGTAGATGGAGAATTAAAATGTACTGGAAACAGTGAGAAACAACCAAAACTGGGTGTTACTGGCATGGAATTTCCGAGAAGAGGCTCTCCTGAATTTTCTAAAATAGTAGGTGAGTATACTAAATCTTTAGAGAATCAGAATAGCAATGCTATTATCAAGGAATCTACATTACCGGTTAAACCTGTTATCCTCTCTAGCAGAACTCGAACCGGTTTCGGGAATATTTTCCCTCGCAGTAGGAGTGGGAAACCGATTTGA